Proteins encoded within one genomic window of Pedosphaera parvula Ellin514:
- a CDS encoding sugar phosphate isomerase/epimerase family protein, with the protein MNRRQFIRTAAVATTAAATLKFSTAEAAEAKGTNWPIGCFNRPWVGDNMTYETALIGVKAAGYKLTGLLTTTKEDPFIKAEATPEYLAALKEKIAAHGLKANMGALRLKNELSVEDSIKDVRKQIDNAKFLGLDFILTFGVDSPKYYENYYKVMADAAPYSQEHGMKLVLKPHGGGSGASEEIIRCMDKVKQPNFKIWYDAGNIIYYTGKDPLEQLKPIAEHVTGFCAKDCDKEKGDVWLEFGTGKVDFRAVFSELKRAGFNGPVMVECCKKGKTVEEATEGARKNRLYLEKLFASL; encoded by the coding sequence ATGAATAGACGTCAATTTATTCGCACCGCCGCCGTGGCTACAACGGCCGCTGCCACTCTCAAGTTTTCCACCGCTGAAGCCGCCGAAGCCAAAGGCACGAACTGGCCAATCGGTTGTTTTAACCGGCCCTGGGTTGGTGACAACATGACCTACGAAACTGCGCTGATCGGGGTTAAAGCAGCGGGTTACAAGCTCACCGGTTTGCTGACGACGACAAAGGAGGATCCTTTCATCAAGGCTGAGGCGACACCGGAATATCTGGCGGCGTTGAAGGAAAAAATCGCGGCACATGGCCTGAAGGCGAACATGGGGGCACTGCGGTTGAAGAACGAACTCTCAGTGGAGGATTCGATCAAGGATGTGCGCAAGCAGATTGATAATGCCAAGTTCCTGGGATTGGATTTCATCCTGACCTTCGGCGTGGATAGCCCGAAATATTACGAGAATTATTACAAGGTGATGGCGGATGCTGCGCCTTATTCGCAGGAACATGGGATGAAGCTGGTCTTGAAGCCGCATGGCGGCGGCAGCGGCGCATCGGAAGAGATCATCCGTTGCATGGACAAGGTGAAGCAGCCGAATTTCAAAATCTGGTACGACGCGGGCAATATCATTTATTACACCGGGAAGGACCCGCTCGAACAGCTCAAACCCATCGCAGAACATGTTACCGGTTTCTGCGCCAAGGATTGCGACAAGGAAAAAGGAGATGTCTGGCTGGAGTTCGGCACCGGCAAGGTGGATTTCAGAGCAGTCTTCTCAGAATTGAAACGTGCGGGCTTCAACGGCCCGGTAATGGTGGAATGCTGCAAGAAAGGCAAGACCGTCGAAGAGGCCACGGAAGGCGCGCGCAAGAATCGCCTCTATTTGGAAAAGCTGTTTGCCTCGCTGTAA
- a CDS encoding DUF4239 domain-containing protein yields MNFTFLTVLATGGLLLGMLGMLEIGRRIGVRRLAHDLEETRPGQTAVEGAIFGLVGLIMAFTFSSSLTSFETERQLIGQEVSAIRTAWLRLDLLRADDQAALKELFRQYLDSRLEMYRKLPDTAAGKAEFARSVKLQDDIWQKTITACHESGVTSSWALLLPALNQMFDISHARALAARIHPPKVIFVMLSALMLLSALLAGYGMAGGKSRSWLHILGLAVSLSATVFLIYDLEYPYVGVFRINAMDQMLVELRRSM; encoded by the coding sequence ATGAATTTCACTTTTCTTACCGTCCTCGCCACCGGCGGCTTGTTGCTCGGCATGCTCGGCATGCTCGAAATTGGCCGGCGCATCGGTGTCCGGCGATTGGCGCACGACCTCGAAGAAACACGCCCCGGACAGACGGCGGTGGAGGGCGCCATCTTTGGTCTGGTGGGCTTGATCATGGCTTTCACTTTTTCCAGTTCCCTAACCAGTTTCGAGACGGAACGGCAATTGATCGGGCAGGAAGTCAGCGCCATCAGAACGGCATGGCTGCGGCTTGACCTGCTGCGCGCGGATGATCAAGCAGCCTTGAAGGAGTTATTCCGGCAATATCTCGATTCACGGCTGGAAATGTATCGGAAGCTGCCGGACACCGCCGCAGGCAAAGCGGAATTTGCGCGCTCAGTGAAGTTGCAGGACGACATCTGGCAAAAGACGATCACCGCGTGTCACGAGTCGGGAGTAACCTCATCCTGGGCGTTGCTTCTGCCCGCTCTGAACCAGATGTTCGACATCAGCCATGCCCGGGCCCTGGCTGCGCGAATACACCCTCCAAAAGTCATTTTCGTGATGCTCAGCGCGCTGATGCTGTTGAGTGCACTGCTCGCCGGTTACGGGATGGCTGGCGGCAAGTCGCGCAGCTGGCTTCATATTCTTGGCCTCGCGGTCAGCTTATCGGCCACGGTTTTTCTTATCTATGACCTGGAATATCCGTACGTGGGTGTGTTCCGCATCAATGCCATGGATCAAATGTTGGTGGAACTGAGACGAAGCATGTAA
- a CDS encoding class I SAM-dependent methyltransferase gives MTANQEFVQGDGTDLHYEDKSFDIVFSNSVIEHLGTFEKQQAFAREAQRVGRGYWVQTPARECLIEPHYLTPFIHWLSKPVQKRLLRNYTIWGWLQRPSEQTLDSVLAELRLIDRNEFNGMFPQASIWLERMIGLPKSYTAYKVPPATETTASLKKSGALVSNQ, from the coding sequence ATGACGGCAAACCAGGAGTTTGTGCAGGGCGATGGCACTGATTTACACTACGAAGATAAATCCTTTGACATCGTCTTTTCCAACAGTGTGATTGAACATTTGGGAACATTCGAAAAGCAACAGGCATTCGCCCGTGAAGCACAACGTGTGGGGCGGGGTTACTGGGTGCAAACACCCGCGCGGGAATGCCTTATCGAACCGCACTACCTTACTCCATTCATTCATTGGCTTTCCAAACCAGTCCAGAAACGTCTCCTGCGCAATTACACCATCTGGGGATGGCTCCAAAGGCCATCGGAACAGACATTGGACTCGGTCCTCGCTGAACTGAGATTGATCGATCGAAATGAGTTCAACGGAATGTTCCCTCAGGCATCAATCTGGCTTGAGCGTATGATTGGTTTGCCCAAGAGCTATACCGCTTACAAAGTTCCCCCTGCCACTGAGACCACGGCATCCTTGAAGAAATCCGGCGCGTTGGTTTCAAATCAATAA
- a CDS encoding secondary thiamine-phosphate synthase enzyme YjbQ, producing MKSLTEHLWFEVPNRRGFVNITNTVDELVRKSGVSEGLCLVNAMHITSAVFINDAEEGLLHDYEVWLEKLAPHAPTSQYHHNRTGEDNADAHMKRQIMGREVVVAITKGKLDFGPWEQIFYGEFDGRRRKRVLVKIIGE from the coding sequence ATGAAATCTCTCACTGAGCATTTGTGGTTCGAAGTTCCCAATCGAAGAGGATTTGTGAATATTACCAACACTGTTGACGAACTGGTGCGAAAAAGCGGTGTGTCTGAAGGACTCTGCCTGGTGAATGCCATGCATATCACTTCGGCGGTCTTCATAAATGATGCAGAGGAAGGACTCTTGCATGATTACGAAGTCTGGTTGGAGAAACTGGCGCCCCATGCCCCCACTTCCCAATATCATCACAACCGAACGGGCGAAGATAACGCTGATGCCCATATGAAACGACAAATCATGGGCCGGGAAGTCGTTGTCGCCATCACAAAGGGCAAGCTCGATTTTGGCCCGTGGGAACAGATTTTCTATGGCGAGTTTGATGGTCGTCGGCGCAAGCGGGTTTTAGTTAAAATCATAGGTGAATAG